The stretch of DNA CATCCGGCCTGAGACTAGAGGAAAGTCTCCCTCAAGTAGATTGCGATCACCACATCCCAGTCCTCCTCGAAAGATCCAGAGTGGGCACCTCAATAGATAGCAGCATTTTTCACCAAGATGTCAATGCTACCAAACTCAGTAGTTACTACCTGCTTTACCATTCTTTCCACATCGGTCTTGCTGGTAACATCGGCTTGAATCGCCAACGAACGTCGGCCTGATTGGGAAATCTCCGCGACCGCTACCCCAAGCTTGCTATTGGTGAGCATTCTACCACAGATACCAAAACCAGCTCCCGCATCGGCAAAACCGAGAGTGATTGCTCGTCCAAATCCCATTTTACCTTCAGTAACCAAGGCCCTCTTACCATCTAAGGAAAACCCGGACAGAATACTTCTGGTCTGAATCACCGTCTGTGGTTTCTTGGTCACCTGTATGAGCGTTATAGGTTACCAATCCATCATTCTCAAACGAAAAACAGACACTATGCCAGGGCCAAACAGAAACAGCTAATAAGTTCGTATGGATACTACGGTTATTAACCCAAGCTGACATATAACAACCGTACGAATCAACCAATTAGATCCTTTAATCCCAATCCTTCCAAGGTTGAAGCCAATGGTCTACCAGTCTTTCTATCCCAACCCAGAGCTTGGTATCCCATAGTTTTCATGAGCCTGAAATTATACCTGATACCAACGTTCGGTCCGCTCGATTGGGGCTCTTCTATTCTTTTGGGAAGATGCCACTCACCTGGTTTCAGCCCCTCACGGATATTAAATGCCTGGCGTAAGGTAGCTATCCTTCGACCTGCCTTTAGTCCTTCATCCACGCTAATATCCCAGTCTGTGACTGCCTTGATCAATTCTATAATGGGTAGTATTCCTGGATAGTACGCAAACTGGCAAATGCCAGCTGAGGAAATCAGGCGTTCTACATCACTACAAATTGCGTAGATCATAGCATTAGTCTCAACGTCATTGACATCCACATGTGATAGCTTAAGCTCCTCGTAAGGAAGAATATCAAGGCCACTGAAGAATGCATTGGCCGATTCACAAGCAGTATGCCTGCCGGGTGTTGCATCCAGAACATACCCCCATCCACAACCAATTAAAACTCGTGGGTCATGAGCTGGCAAATCCTGGCCGGCGACGTGCATCGCGTATTGATCGGATTCTTTGCCAATACTTTCTGCAGCAAACTTACTGCCATCAGCCAGAATGGCACCAAACCCTTCTCGCCGCCCGATCTGTTCTACCATTTCCACCATTGCCATACCATTACCCCAGGTTAGCTCAATACCATCGGTAGTCTCTTTATCAATAATGCCACGTTCATATAGCTCCATGGCAAAGGCGATCACAGCACCGGTACTTATGGTGTCCAGACCGT from Dehalococcoidales bacterium encodes:
- a CDS encoding SDR family NAD(P)-dependent oxidoreductase — protein: MIQTRSILSGFSLDGKRALVTEGKMGFGRAITLGFADAGAGFGICGRMLTNSKLGVAVAEISQSGRRSLAIQADVTSKTDVERMVKQVVTTEFGSIDILVKNAAIY